The following are encoded in a window of Gramella sp. MT6 genomic DNA:
- a CDS encoding response regulator transcription factor, translating to MYRVLIADHHPIILEGVKCVLQNNPALQVTGRVGSGTQLFSQLDKEAPDVLILELDLPQINGINAIRRIKQEYPDVKTLIFSSHPEEMYALSAIKAGAAGYISKHTDNETLEKAIYQVARGGIYLNRKITEKLNSGISRGKSLITKFKKLSTRETEVLNLLSSGKRNKDIAEALDINEKTVSTYKTRLLKKLKVDNVADLITQSRLLQLNTT from the coding sequence ATGTATCGAGTATTAATTGCAGATCATCACCCGATCATTTTAGAGGGTGTAAAATGTGTGCTTCAAAACAATCCGGCGCTTCAGGTTACAGGAAGAGTTGGTAGCGGGACTCAGCTTTTTAGTCAGTTAGACAAGGAAGCTCCAGATGTTTTGATATTAGAATTAGACCTACCCCAGATAAACGGGATCAACGCTATTAGGCGTATAAAGCAGGAATACCCTGATGTAAAAACACTTATTTTCAGTTCTCACCCGGAAGAAATGTATGCTCTTAGCGCTATTAAAGCTGGAGCGGCAGGTTATATTTCGAAACATACTGATAATGAAACTCTGGAAAAAGCAATCTACCAGGTTGCTCGCGGTGGAATCTATTTAAATCGAAAGATTACAGAAAAGCTAAACTCCGGAATTTCAAGAGGTAAGAGTTTGATTACAAAATTTAAAAAACTCTCTACCAGAGAAACCGAAGTACTTAATTTACTTTCATCTGGTAAGCGAAATAAAGATATTGCAGAGGCATTGGATATCAACGAGAAAACGGTAAGCACCTATAAGACCAGATTACTTAAAAAGTTAAAGGTAGATAACGTAGCAGACCTTATCACTCAGTCCAGGCTCCTCCAGTTGAATACTACATAA
- the nadE gene encoding NAD(+) synthase, with protein MRIEKVADHIINWLKDYATKANMNGFVIGVSGGIDSAVTSTLCAKTGMPTLCLEMPIHQDKNQISRARKHIEELQHNFANVSSLEINLTPVFEEFRKGMPQHRETTTLDLSLANSRARLRMTTLYYFAGLHKYLVAGTGNKVEDFGVGFYTKYGDGGVDLSPIADLVKSEVYELGEYLNIIEEIMQAPPTDGLFGDSRSDEDQLGASYDELEWAMKSQEEGKTIADFEGRKREVFSIYTRLNKANQHKMDPIPVCEIPIHLKK; from the coding sequence ATGCGGATCGAAAAAGTAGCTGACCACATTATTAACTGGCTTAAGGATTATGCAACCAAAGCCAATATGAATGGATTTGTAATTGGAGTTAGCGGCGGGATCGATTCGGCAGTTACCTCTACACTATGCGCTAAAACAGGAATGCCTACTTTATGTCTGGAAATGCCAATACACCAGGATAAAAATCAAATAAGCAGAGCCAGAAAACATATCGAGGAACTCCAACATAATTTTGCAAATGTTAGCAGTCTTGAAATAAATCTTACCCCGGTATTTGAAGAGTTCAGAAAAGGCATGCCTCAACATCGGGAAACCACAACTCTTGATCTTAGCCTGGCAAATTCCCGTGCAAGATTAAGGATGACCACTTTGTATTATTTCGCCGGCCTGCATAAATACCTTGTAGCAGGAACAGGAAATAAAGTAGAAGATTTTGGTGTAGGTTTTTATACAAAATATGGTGATGGCGGAGTGGACCTTAGCCCAATAGCAGATCTTGTTAAAAGCGAAGTATATGAACTTGGCGAATATTTAAATATTATTGAAGAAATTATGCAAGCCCCTCCTACAGATGGTCTTTTTGGCGACAGCCGAAGTGATGAAGATCAACTTGGAGCTTCTTACGACGAATTAGAGTGGGCAATGAAGAGTCAGGAAGAGGGAAAAACCATTGCAGATTTTGAAGGAAGAAAAAGAGAAGTCTTCTCTATCTATACAAGATTGAATAAAGCGAATCAACATAAAATGGATCCAATACCGGTTTGCGAAATCCCCATTCACCTGAAAAAATAG
- the gldB gene encoding gliding motility lipoprotein GldB, which produces MLKKLGFFILLISLFSCDKKSETEAKIEKVDANFDLVRFDQKFAETSEETLPQLKAEYPFLFPEQYPDSLWINKLNDTIQQEVESEVNKKFPEFTKEYDELHSLFQHVKYYFPDFQVPDVITVTSEVDYKNKTIYTGDYLFVALDTYLGEDHKFYIGIQEFLKKNFRKEQIVSDAAAEIAENYVPKAGSRTFLSHMIYYGKLLYLKDRFIPFKSDAEKIGYSEDELEWVKSNEDQIWRYFIENELIFDTDSKLYTRFLYPAPFSKFYLQLDSESPARVGQYIGWNIVRAYMEKNDVSINTMLNTSAEEIFNKANYKPKK; this is translated from the coding sequence ATGCTGAAGAAATTAGGGTTTTTTATACTACTTATTAGTCTATTTTCCTGCGACAAAAAATCTGAAACCGAAGCCAAGATCGAAAAGGTGGATGCCAATTTTGACCTGGTTAGGTTTGACCAGAAATTTGCTGAAACCAGCGAAGAGACCTTACCTCAATTAAAAGCTGAATACCCATTTCTTTTTCCTGAACAATATCCGGATAGTTTATGGATAAATAAACTGAATGATACTATTCAGCAGGAGGTCGAATCTGAGGTCAATAAAAAGTTTCCGGAATTTACTAAGGAGTATGATGAGCTGCATAGTCTTTTTCAGCACGTGAAATATTATTTCCCAGATTTCCAGGTGCCAGATGTGATCACGGTAACTTCAGAAGTAGATTATAAGAACAAGACCATTTACACAGGTGATTATCTCTTCGTGGCGCTTGATACTTATCTAGGTGAAGATCATAAATTCTATATAGGCATTCAGGAATTTTTAAAAAAGAATTTCAGAAAGGAACAGATCGTCTCTGATGCTGCCGCAGAAATTGCTGAAAATTATGTTCCCAAGGCAGGGTCAAGAACATTTTTGTCTCATATGATCTACTATGGCAAATTATTGTATTTGAAAGACAGGTTCATTCCTTTTAAATCTGATGCAGAAAAAATTGGCTACAGTGAAGATGAACTGGAATGGGTGAAATCTAATGAAGACCAGATCTGGCGATATTTTATAGAGAATGAACTTATTTTCGATACAGATTCTAAGTTATATACAAGATTCCTTTACCCGGCACCATTTTCTAAATTCTATTTGCAACTGGATTCAGAATCGCCGGCTAGGGTAGGTCAATATATTGGTTGGAATATTGTGAGAGCCTATATGGAGAAGAATGATGTATCCATTAATACAATGTTGAACACTTCAGCAGAAGAAATTTTTAATAAAGCGAACTATAAACCGAAGAAATAA
- the gldC gene encoding gliding motility protein GldC: protein MSQFKKSEINIEVVTDENHVPENITWSAEDGNVYKEDAKALMLSVWDSKDQETLRIDLWTKEMPVDEMKKFFHQTLVSMSDTYFRATQDDKMRDTMKDFCDYFAEKTEIKKS from the coding sequence ATGTCTCAATTCAAGAAATCTGAAATAAATATAGAGGTGGTTACCGATGAAAATCACGTGCCGGAAAATATTACCTGGAGTGCAGAAGATGGTAATGTGTACAAAGAAGATGCAAAAGCTTTGATGCTTTCAGTTTGGGATTCAAAAGACCAGGAAACTTTGAGGATCGATCTTTGGACCAAAGAGATGCCGGTAGATGAGATGAAGAAGTTCTTCCATCAAACGCTGGTTTCTATGAGCGACACTTATTTTAGAGCTACGCAGGATGATAAAATGCGCGATACAATGAAGGATTTCTGCGATTATTTTGCTGAAAAGACCGAAATAAAGAAGAGCTAG
- a CDS encoding GTPase, protein MQKLIFVYNADSGKFNALMDSLQKVVNPSSYSCILCELTHGLMEEKKEWRNFRQSLDVETDFLHKDEFLKAYASKFGHKFEFPVILAQTDKGLEVFISKNEFSEIDDLKVLMETIKERMQLY, encoded by the coding sequence GTGCAAAAATTGATCTTTGTATATAATGCCGATTCCGGCAAATTCAATGCGTTGATGGATTCATTGCAAAAAGTAGTGAATCCATCATCTTATTCCTGTATACTTTGTGAGCTAACTCATGGCTTGATGGAGGAAAAGAAGGAATGGAGAAATTTCAGGCAAAGCCTGGATGTTGAAACCGATTTTCTTCATAAAGACGAATTCCTGAAAGCATATGCCTCAAAATTCGGGCATAAATTTGAATTTCCGGTAATCCTCGCTCAGACCGATAAAGGTTTGGAGGTATTTATTTCCAAGAATGAATTTTCAGAGATCGACGACCTTAAAGTTTTAATGGAGACGATAAAAGAAAGAATGCAGCTTTATTAA
- the yihA gene encoding ribosome biogenesis GTP-binding protein YihA/YsxC has product MKIKTAEFVVSNSKVDQCPNSSLPEYAFIGRSNVGKSSLINMITGRKSLAKTSAKPGKTQLINHFLINNNWHLVDLPGYGYAQVSKSTKRVFQKFITAYFEKRKQMICAFVLIDSRHKPQPIDMEFMQWLGENAVPFCIIFTKADKLKPKVLEENIENYKNEMLETWEEMPQYFITSATTKLGQDDVLDYIEEVNEQLRKS; this is encoded by the coding sequence ATGAAAATCAAGACGGCAGAATTTGTGGTGAGCAACTCCAAAGTTGATCAATGCCCAAACAGCAGCCTTCCCGAATATGCTTTTATAGGCCGAAGTAACGTTGGAAAATCATCCCTTATCAACATGATAACGGGTAGAAAATCTCTTGCAAAAACTTCTGCTAAACCGGGAAAAACCCAGTTGATCAATCATTTCCTGATCAATAATAACTGGCATCTGGTGGATCTGCCTGGTTATGGATATGCCCAGGTTTCTAAATCTACCAAAAGAGTATTTCAGAAATTCATAACAGCCTATTTCGAAAAAAGAAAGCAGATGATCTGTGCTTTTGTGCTTATAGACTCCAGGCACAAACCTCAACCTATAGACATGGAATTTATGCAATGGCTTGGCGAGAACGCAGTTCCATTTTGCATTATTTTCACCAAGGCAGATAAGCTAAAACCGAAAGTTTTAGAAGAGAACATCGAGAATTACAAAAACGAAATGCTGGAAACCTGGGAAGAAATGCCTCAGTATTTTATTACTTCAGCTACTACAAAACTAGGTCAGGATGATGTTCTGGATTATATAGAAGAAGTAAACGAACAGCTGCGTAAATCTTAA
- a CDS encoding alpha/beta hydrolase: protein MKDHLRQEGKFTYLEKGEGTPIVILHGLMGGLSNFDGVINYFPEKEYKVLIPELPLYSMSLLKTSVGTFAKYLKEFIDYKGYEKVILLGNSLGGHIALLATKMFPEIVEALVITGSSGLYENAMGESYPRRGDYDFIKKKAQAVFYDPEVATKEIVDEVYHTVSDRNKLVKTLAIAKSAIRHNMAKDLPKMKTPTCIIWGKNDTVTPPEVAEDFQRLLPDSDLYWIDKCGHAAMMEHPEEFNQLLHGWLKERKI from the coding sequence ATGAAAGATCACTTAAGGCAAGAGGGAAAATTCACATATCTTGAGAAAGGCGAAGGAACACCAATTGTTATTCTTCACGGACTTATGGGAGGCCTCAGTAATTTTGATGGTGTAATCAATTACTTTCCGGAAAAAGAATACAAGGTTCTAATCCCGGAACTGCCATTATATTCAATGTCTCTTTTGAAGACAAGTGTAGGAACGTTCGCTAAATATCTTAAAGAATTTATCGATTACAAAGGCTACGAAAAAGTGATCCTGTTGGGAAATTCACTGGGCGGACATATTGCTCTTCTGGCAACAAAAATGTTTCCGGAAATTGTAGAAGCGCTGGTGATTACAGGTAGTTCTGGTCTATACGAGAATGCCATGGGAGAAAGCTACCCAAGAAGAGGAGATTACGATTTTATCAAGAAAAAAGCTCAGGCTGTTTTTTATGACCCTGAAGTTGCTACCAAGGAAATTGTTGATGAAGTTTACCATACGGTAAGCGACAGGAATAAACTGGTTAAGACCCTAGCTATTGCAAAAAGTGCAATTCGGCATAATATGGCTAAGGATCTTCCAAAGATGAAGACCCCAACCTGCATTATCTGGGGAAAGAACGACACCGTTACTCCACCCGAAGTTGCAGAAGATTTTCAGCGCCTGTTACCAGATTCAGATCTTTACTGGATAGACAAGTGCGGGCATGCTGCAATGATGGAACACCCTGAAGAATTCAACCAGTTACTACACGGATGGTTGAAAGAACGAAAGATCTAA
- the mraZ gene encoding division/cell wall cluster transcriptional repressor MraZ: protein MINLIGTYECKVDAKGRLMVPSALKKQLAPMMQDGFVIKRAVFQSCLELYPMEEWNVLMNRMNKLNRFKKKNVDFIRRFTAGVKTVEVDTNGRLLIPKDLIAFAGIEKEIVLSSAINIVEIWDKDKYENTIEASSDDFGDLAEEVMGNDDFDGVS from the coding sequence GTGATAAATTTAATTGGGACATACGAATGCAAAGTCGATGCGAAAGGCCGTTTAATGGTGCCTTCAGCGTTGAAAAAGCAATTAGCTCCCATGATGCAGGACGGTTTTGTAATTAAGCGCGCAGTTTTCCAAAGCTGCCTTGAGCTTTATCCGATGGAGGAGTGGAATGTTCTAATGAACAGAATGAATAAGCTGAACAGGTTCAAAAAAAAGAATGTCGATTTTATTAGAAGGTTCACTGCCGGGGTTAAAACTGTTGAGGTTGATACCAACGGCAGGTTGCTTATTCCAAAGGATCTTATTGCTTTTGCCGGAATAGAGAAAGAGATCGTTCTTTCTTCGGCAATCAATATTGTGGAGATCTGGGATAAAGATAAATATGAAAATACCATCGAAGCTTCTTCAGATGACTTTGGAGATCTGGCGGAAGAAGTGATGGGTAACGATGATTTTGATGGAGTATCATAA
- the rsmH gene encoding 16S rRNA (cytosine(1402)-N(4))-methyltransferase RsmH: MEYHNPVLLKESVDGLDIKPDGVYVDVTFGGGGHSREILKRLGSKGRLYAFDQDKDALENKIDDERFTLINENFRFLKRFLRFYGVKKVDGILGDFGVSSHQFNEAERGFSTRFDAKLDMRMNQGDKLSAYEVINEYDEEQLKRLFYEYADLKNAPKLARTIVSERKNNPIETSEQLNELLKPLLFKGKENKILAQIYQAIRIEVNQEIEVLKEFLLQTEEIIKPDGRLSLISYHSLEDRLVKRYIRSGLFEGEPEKDMYGNISVPFKKVNGLIVPSKEEIKQNNRARSAKLRVARKL, from the coding sequence ATGGAGTATCATAATCCTGTTCTGCTAAAAGAGTCGGTTGATGGTTTAGATATAAAACCTGATGGCGTCTATGTGGATGTAACCTTCGGTGGAGGAGGGCATTCTCGTGAGATCTTAAAAAGACTTGGGTCTAAAGGAAGACTTTACGCTTTCGATCAGGATAAGGATGCTCTGGAGAATAAGATCGATGATGAGCGTTTTACCCTTATCAATGAAAATTTCAGATTTCTGAAACGATTTTTGAGATTTTACGGGGTTAAAAAAGTTGACGGTATTCTTGGTGATTTTGGGGTTTCCTCGCACCAGTTCAATGAAGCTGAAAGAGGATTTTCAACCAGGTTCGACGCGAAACTGGATATGAGAATGAATCAGGGTGATAAATTGAGTGCCTACGAAGTGATCAATGAATATGATGAAGAGCAACTGAAAAGATTGTTCTACGAGTATGCCGATCTAAAGAACGCTCCAAAACTGGCTAGAACGATTGTTTCAGAAAGAAAGAACAACCCGATCGAAACCAGTGAGCAATTAAATGAATTATTGAAGCCTTTATTATTTAAAGGTAAAGAAAATAAGATCCTGGCGCAGATCTATCAGGCAATAAGGATAGAAGTGAACCAGGAGATCGAAGTTCTTAAAGAATTTTTGCTGCAAACCGAAGAAATTATCAAGCCAGACGGAAGGTTGAGTTTGATATCCTATCACTCCCTGGAAGACAGGTTGGTGAAAAGGTATATAAGGAGTGGTTTATTTGAAGGAGAACCGGAAAAGGATATGTATGGAAATATATCTGTTCCGTTCAAAAAAGTAAATGGATTGATAGTTCCTTCAAAAGAGGAGATAAAGCAGAATAACCGCGCGCGAAGCGCAAAGCTCAGGGTAGCGAGAAAGTTATAA
- a CDS encoding FtsL-like putative cell division protein translates to MKRGFYNILKANFLISEDAVKNWRFIVFCTILAIVMIASSHNAEKKVHQIAKLNKEVLELRSEFLERRSKLMRVKMESTITEKMVEKGIGPSETPPNKIRVIIKD, encoded by the coding sequence ATGAAAAGAGGTTTTTATAACATACTGAAAGCGAATTTTCTTATCAGTGAAGATGCTGTAAAGAACTGGAGGTTTATAGTTTTCTGTACCATACTGGCCATTGTGATGATCGCGAGTTCACACAATGCCGAGAAAAAAGTACATCAGATCGCAAAACTGAATAAAGAGGTACTGGAGTTGAGAAGCGAGTTTTTAGAGAGGCGATCAAAATTGATGAGAGTAAAGATGGAGTCTACCATAACTGAAAAAATGGTGGAAAAGGGGATAGGGCCTTCGGAGACCCCACCCAATAAAATAAGAGTGATAATAAAAGATTAA